GATAATGGCAAAAGCTGCGCCTACTATGGGTAGCCAAATTGGGGCACCGGCGTGGATGTTGAAAGCGAGGAGCAAACCAGTAAGAAAGGCAGAGCCATCATGAACTGAAATAGGCACTTTGCGTAGTTTCTGAACGGCTGCTTCACAAACAACTGCAGTAATGGCACCGGTTAGAGAAAGCATTAAAGCTCGGATTCCCCAATAATAGGTTGCAAATATTAAAGCTGGAACAAGAGCTAATACAACATTCCACATCACATTCTTTACGGTAGTTCTATCGTGCACGTGGGGAGCGGGGGAGACTATCAGTTTATTGTTGCTATTCATAATCACTTATTCCTTTGTGCTTCCGCATAGCGAATCTTGCCGGTATCGATCCACTGTACTAAACGTATCTGAGCTGGGCATACATAAGCGCAGCTTCCACATTTGATGCAATCGTTCAATCCGGCTTTCACTGCCATATCCAGATCTTTATACTTTACGGCATTAGCTATCATTGAAGGCATCAAATTCATGGGGCAGACATCCACACAACGGGCACACCGTAGGCAAGTATGTTCGGCCGCAGATTTGGCTTCCGTAGTATTGAGCAGTACTAATCCGCTACTGCCCTTAGTTATGGCTGCATCCAACGAGGGCAAAGCAAAGCCCATCATCGGTCCACCGGAAATAGCCTTACCAATTTCCTCTGTGGTGCCAGAGCAGAATTCCACTAATTCACTATATAAAGTGCCAATGGGAGCAAGTATGTTTTTGGGTTGTTTCACAACAGAGCCGGTAACGCTAATTATGCGTTCGATCAGGGGTTTCTGATAGCGTACGGCTTCATATATTGCTACAGCAGTCCCCACGTTTTGTACAACCACACCCACTGCCATCGGCAGTCCCCCGGCTGGCACTTTTCTTCCAGATGCGGCAAAGATCAATTGCTTCTCAGCTCCCTGTGGATATTGCATTTTGAGTGCTACTACTTCAAGGTTCTTCTCTTTGGCGCAAAGTCTAGTCATCTGGGCAATGGCATCAGGTTTATTGGCTTCAATACCAATCATGCCTTTTTGGGCACCGGTAACCTTCATTATGAGTTTAAGTCCGTGCAGGATATCTGCGGAGCGTTCCAGCATCAGACGGTAGTCGCTGGTGAGATATGGCTCGCATTCCACACCATTCAGAATAACCAAATCAATGGGCTTATCGGCAGGCGGTGAAAGCTTCACGTAGGAAGGGAATCCAGCGCCGCCCATGCCACATAATCCTGCGGCAGCGATGCGCTCTTTCATGGTTTGTGGTTCAAGCTCCAAGAAGTTCTCATCATCGCAAAGATCAATCATTCTGTTTGCGCCATCGGAAGTAATCTCGATGGCGGTGGACATTACGCCGGTTGGATGCATGAATTTGCCAATTTTGCTTATCTTACCGCTAATTGAGGCATGTTGGGCAAGGGAAACAAAGCCGGTGGCTTCTGCAATAGTTTGTCCTTTGAGTACAACCTCACCCACTTCAACAATGGGTGCAGAAGGGGCTCCGATGTGCTGAGAAAGATGAATTATCACCCTATTGGGGGTGGGAAGTATGCTTATGGCTGCGTCTTTAGAAAAATGCTTTTGATCGTGAGGGTGGATACCCCCAGGAAAGGTTTTTAATTGCATTAACTCTCCCACAGGCTTCGGAAAAAAGCCAAATATGTATTTTTTGCCACTTTTCTGATGTCCTCAGATTAGGCAAGGATTTTTTTGTGCAATATACCCTATATTTCTTTAAGACTTTCGTCTATTCCCTTTCGAATCTCATACCAAAAATCAAAAGCTGCTGCCTTCTTATTTTCGGCAAATCGGCATAACCACATATTGAGATCTTCATCGTTTTGGGCACAATTCATCATTAATAAGGCTTGATGTGTGTAATCTATATCTCGTTCAGATTCCCAGAATACCGAAGCATTACGACAGTTTATTCGTCTTGCGGTTATGTGATTGCATAATTCCAGTTTTTTTCTTAATCCAAATAGTTCTTCAATGATAATCGGCAACATTTCTTCTGCCCAAGCTCGATGGAAGCGGCATACACCAAGGTTGTCCAACATGATCTCGGTCTTCATTCTATCCGCATTTACTTTACCCAAATACCTAGGTTTAAAATACTGATTTCCGTAGTACATATAATATCTGCCCATTGCCGGCATGGGGGAAAGCACTCCGGGAGTCCAATATTGATTAGGAACCATCCAGCCTCTGCGCCCAAAAGCGTTATACACAAAGGTATCCATTATAGATTTGCCCTTCTTTCGCGATAAGCGCCGGGCAAATTTGCG
This portion of the Candidatus Cloacimonadota bacterium genome encodes:
- the rsxC gene encoding electron transport complex subunit RsxC, with amino-acid sequence MQLKTFPGGIHPHDQKHFSKDAAISILPTPNRVIIHLSQHIGAPSAPIVEVGEVVLKGQTIAEATGFVSLAQHASISGKISKIGKFMHPTGVMSTAIEITSDGANRMIDLCDDENFLELEPQTMKERIAAAGLCGMGGAGFPSYVKLSPPADKPIDLVILNGVECEPYLTSDYRLMLERSADILHGLKLIMKVTGAQKGMIGIEANKPDAIAQMTRLCAKEKNLEVVALKMQYPQGAEKQLIFAASGRKVPAGGLPMAVGVVVQNVGTAVAIYEAVRYQKPLIERIISVTGSVVKQPKNILAPIGTLYSELVEFCSGTTEEIGKAISGGPMMGFALPSLDAAITKGSSGLVLLNTTEAKSAAEHTCLRCARCVDVCPMNLMPSMIANAVKYKDLDMAVKAGLNDCIKCGSCAYVCPAQIRLVQWIDTGKIRYAEAQRNK